A portion of the Chryseobacterium tructae genome contains these proteins:
- the dapB gene encoding 4-hydroxy-tetrahydrodipicolinate reductase, with product MKIALVGYGKMGKIIDEIAQKRGHEVVARLKETPTAENLNNPDVVIEFSLPEVAYDNIKACLENKTPVICGTTGWLEKKAEIEKLAVDNDTAFLYGSNFSLGVNLFFALNEKLAGLMKNVDEYSCQLEEIHHIHKKDAPSGTAISIAEGIINNNSKFDAWKLEETEGTQLGIFAIREDEVPGTHSVFYRSEVDEIEIKHTAFNRNGFALGAVVAAEWIKDKKGNFGMKDVLGL from the coding sequence ATGAAAATAGCATTAGTTGGTTACGGTAAAATGGGTAAGATCATTGATGAGATCGCACAGAAAAGAGGTCACGAAGTTGTTGCCCGCCTGAAGGAAACCCCAACTGCTGAAAATCTTAACAATCCAGATGTTGTGATCGAATTTTCCTTACCGGAAGTTGCATACGACAATATCAAAGCTTGCCTTGAAAATAAAACTCCGGTAATTTGCGGAACCACAGGATGGCTGGAGAAAAAAGCTGAAATAGAAAAATTAGCGGTAGATAATGATACCGCATTTTTATATGGTTCGAATTTTAGTTTAGGCGTTAACTTATTTTTTGCTTTAAACGAAAAACTGGCTGGTCTGATGAAGAATGTAGATGAATACTCTTGTCAGCTGGAAGAAATTCACCATATCCATAAAAAAGATGCCCCAAGCGGAACTGCCATCTCTATCGCAGAAGGAATTATCAATAACAATTCGAAATTTGACGCGTGGAAACTGGAAGAAACAGAAGGAACTCAGCTTGGAATTTTCGCAATTCGCGAAGATGAAGTACCTGGAACTCATAGTGTCTTCTATAGAAGTGAAGTGGATGAAATTGAGATCAAACATACTGCATTCAACAGAAATGGCTTTGCATTAGGAGCGGTAGTTGCAGCTGAGTGGATCAAAGACAAAAAAGGAAACTTCGGAATGAAGGATGTTTTAGGACTTTAA
- a CDS encoding DUF5683 domain-containing protein, with protein sequence MYSAVLPGLGQFYNKKYWKIPIVWGAVGAGVGIAVWNDNQYRKYREYYVAKLNGTPNEFVDARPWLDKKALGNAQDRAKRQRDYAIAITGLIYILNIVDAVVDAHLYESRHDPDLTFKPSVIQDQYGFDSPKTGFALSYRF encoded by the coding sequence TTGTATTCTGCAGTATTGCCGGGATTAGGGCAGTTCTACAACAAGAAATACTGGAAGATCCCAATTGTTTGGGGAGCAGTAGGAGCTGGAGTAGGTATTGCTGTATGGAATGATAATCAATACAGGAAATACCGCGAATATTATGTGGCCAAATTAAATGGCACACCTAATGAATTCGTGGATGCTCGCCCTTGGCTAGATAAGAAAGCGTTAGGAAATGCGCAGGATAGGGCAAAAAGACAAAGAGATTATGCTATTGCCATTACAGGACTGATCTATATTTTAAATATTGTAGATGCAGTAGTGGACGCTCATCTTTATGAAAGCCGCCATGACCCTGATCTGACTTTTAAGCCATCTGTGATTCAGGACCAATATGGTTTTGATTCTCCAAAAACAGGATTCGCTTTAAGTTATAGATTTTAA